One window of the Sphaerochaeta associata genome contains the following:
- a CDS encoding branched-chain amino acid aminotransferase: MHTKLYNGPQYKSHKALFRPKEQRMEKKNIDWGSLGFSYTKTDSRYVSYWKNNQWDGGALVEDANVTISESAGVLQYAQTCFEGLKAYTTIDGKVVAFRPDLNAQRMYDTAHRLLMPPFPQDRFVDALDKLVKANLAYVPPYGSGATLYIRPFLFGSGPVIGVAPAPEYTFRMFCTPVGPYFKSGIKPLKLQVSEFDRAAPRGTGHIKGGLNYAMSLYAGHEAHKNGFAENLYLDAATQTFVEETGGANFIFVTKDNKVVTPKSPSILPSITRRSLMYVAKEILHLETEERPVPLEEVAEFAEGGLCGTAAVISPIGSITTSKGVINMPSGMEKMGPITQKLYDTLTGIQMGRLEAPEGWIHTIA; the protein is encoded by the coding sequence ATGCATACGAAGTTGTACAATGGCCCGCAATACAAGTCACACAAGGCTCTATTTCGGCCGAAGGAACAGCGTATGGAAAAGAAAAACATTGATTGGGGCAGTCTTGGGTTCTCCTATACCAAGACCGATAGTCGGTATGTCTCGTACTGGAAGAACAACCAGTGGGATGGTGGGGCTCTGGTAGAGGATGCCAATGTAACCATCAGCGAGAGTGCAGGTGTTCTCCAATACGCACAGACCTGTTTTGAAGGCCTGAAGGCCTATACCACCATCGATGGAAAGGTTGTAGCATTCCGCCCCGATCTCAATGCCCAACGCATGTACGATACAGCACACAGGCTTCTGATGCCTCCGTTTCCCCAGGACCGCTTTGTCGATGCCCTGGACAAGCTGGTGAAAGCCAACCTTGCCTATGTGCCTCCCTACGGCAGCGGTGCCACCCTCTATATCAGGCCGTTCTTGTTCGGCAGCGGCCCGGTCATCGGTGTTGCTCCCGCCCCCGAGTACACCTTCAGGATGTTCTGTACTCCCGTAGGTCCTTATTTCAAGAGTGGAATCAAGCCTTTGAAGCTTCAGGTCAGTGAATTCGACCGAGCGGCACCTCGCGGTACCGGACATATCAAGGGTGGACTGAACTACGCCATGAGCCTCTATGCAGGGCACGAAGCCCACAAGAACGGTTTTGCAGAAAACCTCTACCTCGATGCAGCAACACAGACCTTTGTTGAGGAGACCGGTGGAGCAAACTTTATTTTTGTAACCAAGGACAACAAGGTGGTAACCCCCAAGAGTCCTTCGATCCTGCCGTCCATCACCCGTCGTTCGTTGATGTATGTTGCCAAGGAGATTCTTCATCTCGAGACCGAGGAGCGCCCGGTTCCGCTTGAGGAAGTTGCCGAATTCGCTGAAGGCGGTCTGTGCGGTACTGCAGCAGTCATCTCTCCCATCGGTTCGATTACCACCAGCAAGGGCGTTATCAACATGCCAAGCGGCATGGAGAAGATGGGTCCGATCACCCAGAAGCTGTACGACACCCTTACCGGCATCCAGATGGGAAGGCTCGAGGCTCCTGAAGGTTGGATTCATACGATTGCATAA
- a CDS encoding TolB family protein has product MARLKVLLLVLLFSSASLLAVSYQQIETEYTRIIFEEEDVAYARHVSVFADEVFEQLTSFLSHTPAAKVPVIVTSNTAWANGYYINFPSAVYLYVTSPEDRFLGSRTQDWLKSLFIHELTHYIHLTAPVGPAKFLRFLGPGVTAMSTVFMPGWWIEGITTYAETAFAANGGRGDSLPFARIYQASLAEDSMWSLSQGAYNGPFNPSNRIYVTGYLMIDYLIRHYGPSAFADINRRFAAFPFFGLSPAYKKVTGHSANEVFSLSLHEVDDVDTSSDNLFSEPMAGDRFLPVSTSIGLIGYVQSPYKGRALYRYLPDGSAERLMDLSIEGGSSISFGTDKAVFSSLWADTNDPSSLAMAAVSYSDLYLLDLATLKAKRLTKAQRLVQPAISGDGSRIVASRINGSFYDLVELDIDTLETTTLATDERTSFFEPSLNANGTRLVYLSLKDGNSSLFLLEEGKEPLLLVGPTADELRSPSFADDESILFVKELELYSLNLETGNMQLVHTDGVGVYNAHVQEDELFYETYTPQGVAVRKVERSPKSEGQVTLRPPLETAPLAKSNSYQVTPYYDSLQFNLALPFPFVEANQFQPGVWFHTTSLLRRHSLIGSVGWSIRKAKLVTDVTYQYDGSTYAIALGLALNQYISENKPYRSNAYAAAVVPLFSRTGYSHFQALSIKPQISLVWDPTGITTTGSTVLGYTLQKRNSRTMDFFGTSGFTASGGAMLQSGVNAPILFGSVGIQVRLFESSAMVRFVGDAIGTSSANIGNNFALFSFAPLQQGNGKLRISASLRLPLGLFDAPIPYGGMTGAGLELTAQSAWYLNTGSLTWEGAWAAGARLTTNLVLGGPSIAFRPFTQVAYLFGPGLWQFTLGLDGQSLFERFSLS; this is encoded by the coding sequence ATGGCCCGTTTAAAAGTTCTACTGCTTGTGCTTCTTTTTAGTTCCGCCTCACTGCTGGCCGTCTCCTATCAGCAGATTGAGACCGAATATACCCGCATAATCTTTGAAGAGGAAGATGTAGCATATGCTCGGCACGTTTCGGTTTTTGCCGACGAGGTCTTTGAACAGCTCACCTCATTTCTTTCTCATACCCCTGCGGCCAAGGTTCCGGTAATCGTCACAAGCAATACGGCTTGGGCGAACGGATACTATATCAATTTCCCATCAGCCGTCTATTTGTATGTCACCAGTCCCGAAGACCGTTTCCTTGGTTCTCGAACCCAGGACTGGCTGAAAAGCTTGTTTATTCACGAACTGACTCACTACATCCACCTCACCGCCCCGGTAGGGCCTGCCAAGTTCCTGCGTTTTCTCGGCCCGGGAGTGACTGCAATGAGCACCGTCTTTATGCCCGGTTGGTGGATTGAAGGCATCACCACCTATGCAGAGACGGCGTTTGCAGCAAACGGGGGAAGGGGGGACAGCCTACCGTTTGCCCGAATCTACCAGGCATCGTTGGCCGAAGACTCCATGTGGTCTCTCTCCCAAGGAGCCTACAACGGCCCCTTCAATCCCTCCAACCGCATCTACGTCACCGGCTACCTGATGATCGACTACCTCATCCGTCATTACGGGCCTTCTGCATTCGCTGACATCAATCGCCGCTTTGCAGCATTTCCTTTCTTCGGCCTCTCTCCTGCTTATAAGAAAGTAACCGGCCATTCGGCCAACGAGGTGTTCTCTCTCTCCCTGCATGAAGTCGACGATGTAGACACTTCCTCGGACAATCTATTCTCGGAGCCTATGGCTGGTGATCGGTTCCTTCCTGTTTCCACATCCATCGGGCTCATCGGTTATGTGCAAAGTCCCTATAAGGGAAGAGCGTTGTATCGGTATTTGCCTGATGGTTCGGCGGAGAGGCTGATGGACTTGAGCATCGAAGGAGGCTCTTCCATCTCCTTTGGAACCGATAAGGCGGTCTTTTCCTCATTATGGGCCGATACCAACGACCCTTCCTCGCTTGCCATGGCTGCCGTCAGCTACAGCGACCTGTATCTGCTCGATCTTGCAACACTCAAGGCAAAAAGACTTACCAAGGCACAGCGCTTGGTGCAGCCTGCCATCAGCGGTGACGGATCACGTATTGTAGCCAGCCGCATCAACGGGAGCTTCTACGACCTGGTTGAACTGGATATCGATACCTTGGAAACAACCACGCTTGCAACAGATGAACGGACAAGTTTCTTTGAGCCTTCATTGAATGCAAACGGAACGAGACTCGTGTATCTTTCCTTGAAGGATGGAAATTCTTCCCTGTTCCTGCTTGAAGAAGGGAAAGAGCCGTTGTTGCTGGTGGGCCCTACCGCCGATGAGCTACGCAGCCCTTCCTTCGCCGACGATGAGTCGATACTGTTCGTCAAGGAGCTGGAACTCTATAGCCTCAATCTTGAAACAGGCAACATGCAGCTTGTCCACACCGACGGTGTGGGAGTCTACAACGCCCATGTGCAAGAGGATGAACTCTTCTATGAAACGTATACTCCGCAAGGTGTTGCAGTCAGAAAGGTTGAGCGCTCACCCAAAAGTGAAGGTCAGGTTACGTTGCGTCCTCCCTTGGAAACCGCTCCGCTTGCAAAATCCAATTCGTATCAGGTGACTCCCTATTATGACAGCCTGCAATTCAATCTGGCGTTGCCGTTCCCATTCGTCGAAGCAAATCAATTCCAGCCCGGGGTGTGGTTTCACACAACCAGCCTGCTGCGCCGGCACAGTCTTATAGGCAGTGTAGGGTGGTCGATTCGCAAAGCCAAACTGGTGACTGATGTGACCTATCAGTACGACGGCTCGACCTATGCCATTGCACTGGGCTTGGCCTTGAACCAGTATATATCCGAGAATAAACCGTATAGGAGCAATGCCTATGCTGCCGCGGTAGTACCTCTTTTCTCACGGACGGGGTACTCCCATTTTCAGGCGCTGAGCATCAAACCCCAGATATCCCTAGTCTGGGACCCGACAGGCATAACCACAACCGGCTCTACAGTGCTTGGGTATACCCTGCAAAAGCGCAACAGCCGGACCATGGATTTCTTCGGAACCTCAGGATTTACCGCCAGTGGTGGTGCAATGTTGCAAAGCGGGGTGAACGCTCCGATTCTTTTTGGATCGGTGGGGATACAGGTGCGTCTTTTTGAAAGCTCGGCCATGGTACGATTTGTTGGGGATGCCATCGGGACAAGCTCGGCGAATATTGGCAATAATTTTGCATTGTTCTCCTTTGCTCCATTGCAACAGGGTAACGGCAAGCTTCGCATATCAGCCTCACTTCGGCTTCCTCTGGGCCTTTTCGATGCACCGATTCCCTATGGAGGAATGACCGGTGCCGGCTTGGAGCTGACTGCCCAAAGTGCCTGGTATTTGAATACCGGCTCACTGACATGGGAGGGTGCTTGGGCTGCTGGTGCTCGATTGACAACGAATTTGGTTCTGGGAGGCCCTTCGATTGCATTCAGGCCCTTTACCCAGGTTGCCTATCTTTTCGGTCCCGGGCTATGGCAATTTACCTTGGGATTGGATGGGCAATCACTATTTGAGCGGTTTTCGCTTAGCTGA